The genomic window GCTCGGGCCGGACTCCGCCATGGAGGTGGACACCGGCTCGGGGTCGGGGATGACACGCCGGTCCGGGCGTCAGCAAGAGAGGGGGTATGGTTCAATGACGTGTGGGGTCAAGGGCTGGCGTCAGTGCTGACATACGCGCTCGGGGACGGGCTCGGTCTTGCTGGCCTGGGCCCGCTGGGTTGCTGCTGCACGTGCGCGCGCAGCGCTCGTCACACCAGGCTCAAACCTAGCGAGCAGCCCAGTACATTCAGCCCACTGACGGCCCACGACTCCACCCTTATCACCTCATCTTCTTTCCCCTGCGCAGAGTGTCTGCTGCCGTTGCTGGCTTGCTGCTGCTGCGTTTCTCCGTGCGACAGAAATGGCGTTCACGCTGGTGGGAGCCTTCAAGGGCCTGTCGctcgcgtcctcctcctccttcctccgcgGCGACCGCGCCGCGCTCCCCGGCGGCGCCGCCGGGGGCGTGGGCGTGGCGACGCTGCCGGCGCGCGGGCTGACCATCCAGATGGCGCACAAGAAGGGGGCCGGAAGCACCAAGAACGGCAGGGACTCCAAGGGCCAGCGCCTCGGGGTCAAGATTTACGGCGACCAGCTCGCCAAGCCCGGCGCCATCATCATCCGCCAGCGCGGCACCAAGGTCTCCCTCTCTGCCCCTGTCTGGCTGTACGCCCCGTCCATTCTCCCTCCCGCTTGCTCTCGGCTCCTGTCAGTGAGTAAGGCGCTTCTGACTGTTGCACAATGGTGAATTGCAGTGAAATGCTAGTGCACataactaaaaactaa from Triticum aestivum cultivar Chinese Spring chromosome 3B, IWGSC CS RefSeq v2.1, whole genome shotgun sequence includes these protein-coding regions:
- the LOC123072054 gene encoding 50S ribosomal protein L27, chloroplastic: MAFTLVGAFKGLSLASSSSFLRGDRAALPGGAAGGVGVATLPARGLTIQMAHKKGAGSTKNGRDSKGQRLGVKIYGDQLAKPGAIIIRQRGTKVYPGNNVGMGKDHTLFSLIDGLVKFEKYGPDRKKVSVYPYEKQPENPNSYRARKRENFRLQRERLKARAEGTYEPELVLAAADASVEVNADC